One part of the Haloprofundus halobius genome encodes these proteins:
- a CDS encoding dihydrofolate reductase family protein: MSESRTDDTSGTLVVGTFLTLDGVMQAPGGPDEDRDSGFEHGGWTVNYWDERMGERMDDQFAGADALLLGRKTYEIFAAHWPHVDAKGDPVATKLNEMPKYVASRTLDSVEWNNSTLLSGDVAEAVEDLRNERGDVIMVQGSQNLIQTLLAHDLVDEFWLWIFPVVLGVGKRLFGDGTVPAALELTDAETSSTGVQMLRFERAGGVEYGSFALDNVAE; the protein is encoded by the coding sequence ATGAGCGAAAGTCGAACAGACGACACGAGCGGGACGCTCGTCGTGGGGACGTTTCTCACTCTCGACGGCGTGATGCAGGCACCGGGCGGTCCCGACGAGGACCGTGACAGCGGATTCGAACACGGCGGATGGACGGTCAACTACTGGGACGAGCGGATGGGCGAGCGCATGGACGACCAGTTCGCCGGAGCCGACGCGCTCCTCCTCGGCCGGAAGACGTACGAAATCTTCGCCGCACACTGGCCTCACGTCGATGCGAAAGGCGACCCCGTGGCGACGAAACTGAACGAGATGCCGAAGTACGTCGCTTCTCGGACGCTCGATTCGGTGGAGTGGAACAACTCGACGCTCCTCTCGGGTGACGTCGCGGAAGCCGTCGAGGACCTCAGGAACGAGCGCGGGGACGTAATCATGGTACAGGGAAGTCAGAACCTGATTCAGACGCTGCTCGCACACGACCTCGTCGACGAGTTCTGGCTCTGGATTTTTCCCGTGGTCCTCGGAGTGGGAAAGCGGCTGTTCGGGGACGGGACGGTTCCTGCGGCCCTCGAACTGACCGACGCCGAGACGTCGAGTACGGGGGTCCAGATGCTCCGATTCGAGCGGGCGGGAGGGGTAGAGTACGGTTCGTTTGCGTTGGACAACGTGGCGGAGTAA
- the katG gene encoding catalase/peroxidase HPI translates to MTKSNQDWWPNRLNLDILDQNARRVGPMDEEFDYAEEFQKLDLDEVKSDIEAVMTTSQDWWPADYGHYGPLFIRMAWHSAGTYRTTDGRGGASGGTQRFAPLNSWPDNANLDKARRLLWPVKQKYGRKLSWADLIVLAGNVALESMGFETFGFAGGREDAYEPDDAVDWGPEDEWEASERFESEGELEGNLAATVMGLIYVNPEGPDGNPDPEASAENIRESFGKMAMNDEETAALIAGGHTFGKVHGADDPNEHVGPEPEAAPIDQQGLGWESSHGSGKGSDTITSGIEGPWNTTPTQWDTSYLDNLLDYEWEPEKGPGGAWQWTTKNGELDNAAPGTEEPSEEEDVMMLTTDIALKRDPDYREIIERFQENPKEFQDAFAKAWYKLIHRDMGPPTRFLGPEVPDEEMLWQDPIPDADYDLIGDEEITELKEEILASELSVSQLVKTAWASASTYRDSDKRGGANGARIRLEPQKSWEVNEPDQLETVLSTLKEIREEFNGSQSDGTKVSLADLIVLGGNAAVEQAAKDAGYEVDVPFEPGRTDASQEQTDVESFEVLEPDADGFRNYLGDENDQSAEELLVDRADLMNLTAPEMTVLVGGLRALNANYEGSDLGVFTDRPETLTNDFFATLLDMDYEWEASSESEDIMEQEASSEAREVYALRNRETGEVDWAGSRVDLIFGSNARLRAIADVYASDDGEEKFVEDFAETWHKVMTLDRFDVE, encoded by the coding sequence ATGACGAAGTCCAATCAGGACTGGTGGCCGAATCGGTTGAACTTGGATATCCTCGACCAGAACGCTCGTCGGGTCGGTCCGATGGACGAGGAGTTCGACTACGCCGAGGAGTTCCAGAAACTCGACCTCGACGAGGTGAAATCGGACATCGAAGCGGTGATGACGACGTCACAGGACTGGTGGCCGGCCGACTACGGTCACTACGGGCCGCTCTTCATTCGGATGGCGTGGCACAGCGCCGGCACGTACCGCACCACCGACGGCCGCGGCGGCGCGTCCGGCGGTACCCAGCGCTTCGCACCGCTCAACAGCTGGCCCGACAACGCGAACCTCGACAAGGCCCGCCGACTGCTCTGGCCGGTCAAGCAGAAGTACGGCCGCAAACTCTCGTGGGCGGACCTGATCGTCCTGGCGGGGAACGTCGCCCTGGAGTCGATGGGCTTCGAGACGTTCGGCTTCGCCGGGGGACGCGAGGACGCCTACGAACCCGACGACGCCGTCGACTGGGGTCCCGAGGACGAGTGGGAAGCGTCCGAGCGCTTCGAGTCCGAAGGAGAACTCGAAGGGAATCTCGCCGCCACCGTGATGGGGCTGATCTACGTGAACCCGGAGGGTCCGGACGGAAACCCGGATCCGGAGGCGTCGGCGGAGAACATCCGCGAGTCGTTCGGCAAGATGGCGATGAACGACGAGGAGACGGCCGCACTCATCGCCGGTGGACACACGTTCGGGAAGGTCCACGGCGCCGACGACCCCAACGAGCACGTCGGTCCGGAGCCCGAGGCTGCCCCCATCGACCAGCAGGGACTCGGCTGGGAGAGCAGTCACGGTTCCGGGAAGGGAAGCGACACGATCACTAGTGGGATCGAGGGGCCGTGGAACACCACGCCGACCCAGTGGGACACGAGTTACCTCGACAACCTGCTCGACTACGAGTGGGAGCCCGAGAAGGGTCCCGGCGGTGCGTGGCAGTGGACCACGAAAAACGGTGAACTCGACAACGCCGCACCGGGCACCGAGGAACCCTCGGAGGAGGAAGACGTGATGATGCTGACGACGGACATCGCGCTGAAGCGTGACCCGGACTATCGTGAGATCATCGAGCGCTTCCAGGAGAACCCCAAGGAGTTCCAGGACGCCTTCGCGAAGGCGTGGTACAAACTCATTCACCGCGACATGGGCCCGCCGACGCGGTTCCTCGGTCCGGAGGTTCCGGACGAGGAGATGCTGTGGCAGGACCCCATCCCCGACGCCGATTACGACCTGATCGGGGACGAGGAGATCACCGAACTCAAAGAGGAGATCCTCGCGTCGGAGCTCTCCGTCTCCCAACTGGTCAAAACCGCCTGGGCGTCGGCATCGACGTACCGCGACAGCGACAAACGCGGTGGCGCGAACGGGGCCCGCATCCGCCTCGAACCTCAGAAGAGCTGGGAGGTCAACGAACCGGACCAGTTGGAGACGGTGCTCTCGACCCTCAAAGAGATTCGCGAGGAGTTCAACGGCTCGCAGTCCGACGGGACGAAAGTCTCGCTCGCCGACCTCATCGTTCTGGGCGGCAACGCGGCCGTCGAACAGGCGGCGAAGGACGCCGGGTACGAGGTGGACGTTCCGTTCGAACCGGGACGCACGGACGCCTCGCAGGAACAGACCGACGTCGAGTCCTTCGAGGTACTCGAACCGGACGCAGACGGGTTCCGGAACTACCTCGGGGACGAAAACGACCAATCGGCGGAGGAGTTGTTGGTGGACAGAGCGGACCTGATGAACCTAACGGCTCCCGAGATGACGGTTCTGGTCGGCGGTCTGCGCGCGCTGAACGCGAACTACGAGGGGTCCGACCTCGGCGTCTTCACCGACCGGCCGGAGACGTTGACCAACGACTTCTTCGCGACCCTGCTGGATATGGACTACGAGTGGGAAGCGTCCTCGGAATCCGAAGACATCATGGAGCAGGAGGCGTCTTCGGAGGCCCGAGAGGTTTACGCGCTGCGCAACCGCGAGACGGGCGAAGTCGATTGGGCAGGTAGTCGTGTGGACCTCATCTTCGGGTCGAACGCCCGGCTCCGAGCCATCGCGGACGTCTACGCCTCCGACGACGGAGAGGAGAAGTTCGTCGAGGACTTCGCGGAGACGTGGCACAAAGTGATGACTCTCGACCGTTTCGACGTCGAGTGA
- a CDS encoding glycoside hydrolase family 13 protein, translating into MPETVAGESREWWKEAVFYQIYPRSFNDSDGDGVGDIPGIEEKVAYLDALGVDVVWLSPVYESPNADNGYDIADYRSIMDEFGTMDDWDRLRSTLHEQGIRLIMDLVVNHTSDQHDWFQRSRRREQGFEEYYHWRDGTPDEPPNNWESFFGGSAWSYDDEREAWYLHLFDENQPDLNWRNPTVRDEITSMVIWWLEKGIDGFRLDAINHLSKTEGYPDGDPEAAVVGATHFTHGPRIEEYLRELHDEAFANYDAVTVAEMGGTSVGEALDYLGEDGVGLDMIFQFDHLSVDEGPDGRWDVNASTDWRLTEFKEIIDSRQEALDGVGWDPLFLGNHDYPRPLSRFGDERYRTASAKLLATFCLTMRGTPFIYQGEEIGMTNAEFETFDEIDDPMTVGTVEELLSAGTVDSFEDVRELVNYWSRDHSRTPMQWSDGSEAGFTTGEPWLGVNDDYERVNVEAARADANSIWEFYRRLVELRNEHDVLVYGEYEPLLPDDDQLYAFTRTLDDEAMLVVLNWSAEVARFESPTTERAVTRTLLANYDDAPTDPYGETFRPYEAVVYRE; encoded by the coding sequence ATGCCTGAAACGGTCGCCGGCGAGAGCAGGGAGTGGTGGAAGGAAGCGGTGTTCTACCAGATCTATCCGCGAAGTTTCAACGACAGCGACGGCGACGGCGTCGGCGACATTCCCGGAATCGAAGAGAAGGTAGCGTATCTGGACGCACTCGGCGTCGACGTCGTGTGGCTCTCTCCGGTGTACGAGTCACCGAACGCGGACAACGGCTACGATATCGCCGATTACCGCTCCATCATGGACGAGTTTGGAACGATGGACGACTGGGATCGGTTGCGCTCGACGCTTCATGAACAGGGAATTCGGCTCATCATGGACCTCGTCGTCAACCACACCTCGGACCAGCACGACTGGTTCCAGCGGTCGCGTCGCCGCGAGCAGGGGTTCGAGGAGTACTACCACTGGCGGGACGGCACACCCGACGAACCCCCGAACAACTGGGAGTCCTTCTTCGGCGGTTCGGCGTGGTCCTACGACGACGAGCGCGAGGCGTGGTATCTCCACCTCTTCGACGAGAACCAGCCGGATCTGAACTGGCGTAACCCGACGGTTCGCGACGAGATAACGTCGATGGTTATCTGGTGGCTCGAAAAGGGTATCGACGGCTTCCGACTCGACGCGATAAACCACCTCTCAAAGACCGAGGGGTACCCCGACGGCGACCCGGAAGCGGCCGTCGTCGGAGCGACCCATTTCACGCACGGTCCGAGAATCGAAGAGTACCTCCGTGAACTGCACGACGAGGCGTTCGCGAACTACGATGCGGTGACCGTCGCCGAGATGGGGGGCACGTCGGTCGGCGAAGCACTCGACTACCTCGGTGAAGACGGCGTCGGACTGGACATGATATTCCAGTTCGACCATCTGAGTGTCGACGAAGGACCCGACGGCCGCTGGGACGTGAATGCCTCCACCGACTGGCGACTGACCGAGTTCAAAGAGATCATCGACAGCCGACAGGAGGCGCTCGACGGCGTCGGCTGGGATCCACTGTTCCTCGGGAACCACGACTATCCGCGTCCGCTCTCGCGGTTCGGCGACGAACGGTACAGGACGGCGTCAGCGAAGCTTCTCGCGACGTTCTGTCTGACGATGCGCGGCACGCCGTTCATCTATCAGGGCGAAGAGATCGGGATGACTAACGCCGAGTTCGAAACGTTCGACGAGATCGACGACCCGATGACGGTTGGCACCGTCGAGGAACTGCTCTCAGCCGGGACCGTCGACTCCTTCGAGGACGTTCGTGAACTCGTCAACTACTGGAGCCGGGATCACTCGCGAACCCCGATGCAGTGGAGCGATGGATCGGAGGCGGGCTTTACGACCGGAGAGCCGTGGCTCGGCGTCAACGACGACTACGAGCGCGTGAACGTCGAGGCAGCACGTGCCGATGCGAACTCGATATGGGAGTTCTACCGGCGTCTCGTCGAACTCCGGAACGAACACGATGTCCTCGTCTACGGCGAGTACGAGCCACTTCTTCCGGACGACGACCAGTTGTACGCGTTCACGCGGACGCTCGACGACGAGGCGATGCTCGTCGTACTCAACTGGTCAGCGGAAGTCGCGCGGTTCGAGTCACCGACGACGGAACGAGCCGTCACGAGGACGCTCCTCGCGAACTACGATGACGCACCGACCGACCCATACGGCGAGACGTTTCGACCGTATGAAGCGGTCGTGTATCGAGAATAG
- a CDS encoding TrmB family transcriptional regulator, producing MAKSDRNGDTELRRELKLFGLSEKEVDAYLAILARGEVTTRTVSQDTDITQRAVYNIAERLESRGFVRVKDHASPTTIRAISPREAIGALSERLEAITPALERQFNETEPQSPEIQIVKSRETAIKRFKNAISRAEEELIVLVPEYVLDELEPSLRDAVDRGVFVLLSLGGLDASDADADRFDGVASIVRHWNEELPFLYTADNRFAMVGDSGMLAGTHADGTAVEVEQSNLTGTVQGLHLGTYWPASKTLYVAEPDPLPTRFSCFRHAVFQATLHMRNGVELRADIETESGGHLSGSVSQIRQGLLEPVTNEFTLETNFRLETGDGEVSVGGRGSFIEDQIGATVTLYEA from the coding sequence ATGGCGAAATCTGATCGGAACGGGGATACCGAACTGCGGCGAGAGTTGAAACTCTTCGGACTGTCGGAGAAGGAAGTGGACGCCTACCTCGCGATTCTGGCGCGTGGAGAGGTCACGACGAGGACAGTTTCACAGGACACCGACATCACGCAACGAGCGGTGTACAACATCGCCGAACGGCTCGAGAGCCGGGGGTTCGTACGGGTGAAAGACCACGCGTCGCCGACGACGATTCGTGCGATTTCCCCGAGAGAGGCCATCGGTGCGCTCTCCGAACGACTCGAGGCGATTACGCCTGCGCTCGAGCGACAGTTCAACGAGACGGAGCCGCAGTCACCCGAGATCCAGATCGTCAAATCAAGAGAGACCGCGATCAAACGCTTCAAGAACGCCATCTCTCGGGCGGAGGAGGAACTCATCGTGCTGGTTCCCGAGTACGTTCTCGACGAACTCGAACCGTCGCTGCGCGACGCGGTCGACCGCGGCGTGTTCGTCCTTCTGTCGCTGGGCGGACTCGATGCGTCCGACGCCGACGCCGACCGGTTCGACGGCGTCGCGAGTATCGTTCGTCACTGGAACGAGGAACTCCCGTTTCTCTACACCGCCGACAACCGGTTCGCGATGGTCGGTGACTCCGGTATGTTAGCCGGGACGCACGCCGACGGAACCGCCGTCGAGGTCGAGCAGTCGAATCTCACCGGTACCGTCCAAGGTCTTCACCTCGGTACGTACTGGCCCGCCTCGAAAACCCTGTACGTCGCCGAACCCGACCCGCTCCCGACCCGCTTCTCTTGCTTCCGCCACGCGGTGTTTCAGGCCACGTTACACATGCGAAACGGCGTCGAACTCCGCGCCGACATCGAAACGGAGTCGGGGGGACACCTGTCCGGTTCCGTCAGCCAGATCCGACAGGGACTGCTCGAACCGGTCACCAACGAGTTCACGCTCGAGACGAACTTCCGCCTGGAGACCGGAGACGGAGAGGTGAGTGTCGGCGGACGAGGGTCGTTCATCGAAGACCAGATCGGTGCCACCGTGACGCTCTACGAAGCGTGA
- a CDS encoding ABC transporter substrate-binding protein, producing MRENYKRSKQQSNGRRLGRRQLLYGLGAAGTATLLAGCGGQSPSNSEESGGGGNESENESAGGGNEAGSNIDATDEELKTIQELAHVTNQELPLLPVMEKLAQSFQTTDDWNVPEPDSDEQMHYWPTEWLVRWGEWTADGDDDTLTLAQWINPQDAQYNDWNPEGGAEVDRMVYDRFMSYNIVEAEYDGYAISDWEFDGDSISLTLRDGLVWHDGDEATGQDVANQIKLDMYTGGSLSDYVDDVAESVSVDGNSVTLQFNETLNEQIILSLLQPKYLAAKDSIFGEYVELYDNAENEDEEAAAYEELSSMTLEEPVGTGPFSFEDADSRRALATKFEDHPDADQVEVENVEYLFMPENQNRWTSLQEGEMDGDATLFMPQNQVDQLPDHVQISLLPRHWGMGLIFQHDDDHMGKREVRQAIAHAVDRDAVAQYSSANTDSKLGVSYPCGLTGDFSGKVEDEWLDGVTDQFNQYAYDTDRAAELLEEAGYSEDGDGWVDENGNSLEVPIKVPSGFSDWVSAAETIVSNLNDFGVASEMITRENGAYFGTDLPDGDFVVACEGWASYDHVYPYFHFDHIYTGGSTSLQSVANFPEEYEVSPLHDDIREGGTVDPTELIDSLAVLETDE from the coding sequence ATGAGAGAGAACTACAAGCGAAGTAAGCAGCAATCGAACGGACGACGCCTCGGCCGACGACAGCTCTTGTACGGACTCGGCGCGGCGGGAACAGCTACGCTGTTGGCGGGTTGTGGTGGGCAGAGTCCGAGCAACTCCGAGGAAAGTGGCGGGGGCGGTAACGAAAGCGAAAACGAGAGCGCCGGCGGCGGCAACGAAGCCGGAAGCAACATCGACGCCACCGACGAGGAACTGAAGACCATCCAGGAGCTCGCACACGTCACCAATCAGGAGCTCCCGCTGCTCCCGGTGATGGAGAAGCTAGCCCAATCGTTCCAGACCACCGACGATTGGAACGTTCCCGAACCGGACTCCGACGAGCAGATGCACTACTGGCCGACCGAGTGGCTCGTTCGCTGGGGCGAGTGGACCGCCGACGGCGACGACGACACGCTCACCCTCGCGCAATGGATAAATCCCCAAGACGCCCAGTACAACGACTGGAACCCAGAGGGCGGTGCGGAGGTCGATCGAATGGTGTACGACCGGTTCATGAGCTACAACATCGTGGAGGCCGAGTACGACGGCTACGCCATCTCCGACTGGGAGTTCGACGGCGACTCCATCTCGCTCACTCTCCGCGACGGATTGGTCTGGCACGACGGCGACGAGGCGACCGGGCAGGACGTCGCGAACCAGATCAAACTGGATATGTACACCGGCGGGAGCCTCTCGGACTACGTCGACGACGTCGCCGAGAGCGTGAGTGTCGACGGCAACTCGGTGACGCTACAGTTCAACGAGACACTCAACGAGCAGATCATCCTGTCGCTGCTCCAGCCGAAGTACCTGGCGGCGAAGGACAGCATCTTCGGCGAGTACGTGGAACTGTACGACAACGCGGAGAACGAGGACGAGGAAGCCGCAGCCTACGAGGAGCTCTCCTCGATGACGCTCGAAGAACCGGTCGGAACCGGTCCGTTCTCCTTCGAGGACGCCGATTCGCGCCGGGCACTCGCGACGAAGTTCGAAGACCATCCGGACGCCGACCAGGTCGAAGTAGAGAACGTCGAGTATCTGTTCATGCCGGAGAACCAGAACCGTTGGACGTCGCTACAGGAGGGCGAGATGGATGGCGACGCGACGCTTTTCATGCCGCAGAATCAGGTCGACCAGCTTCCGGATCACGTACAGATATCGTTGCTTCCGCGCCACTGGGGAATGGGCCTCATCTTCCAACACGACGACGACCACATGGGGAAGCGCGAGGTTCGACAGGCTATCGCCCACGCGGTCGACCGCGACGCAGTCGCCCAGTACTCGAGCGCCAACACCGACTCGAAGCTCGGCGTTTCGTACCCCTGTGGGCTGACGGGCGACTTCAGCGGGAAAGTCGAAGACGAGTGGCTCGACGGGGTCACCGACCAGTTCAACCAGTACGCCTACGACACCGACAGAGCGGCGGAGCTGCTCGAGGAAGCGGGGTACTCGGAGGACGGCGATGGGTGGGTCGACGAGAACGGCAACAGCTTGGAAGTACCGATAAAGGTACCGTCGGGCTTCTCTGACTGGGTCTCGGCAGCCGAGACGATCGTCAGCAACCTCAACGACTTCGGAGTCGCGAGCGAGATGATCACGCGGGAGAACGGCGCGTACTTCGGCACCGACCTCCCCGACGGCGACTTCGTCGTCGCCTGCGAAGGGTGGGCCAGTTACGACCACGTCTACCCGTATTTCCACTTCGACCACATCTACACCGGGGGTTCGACAAGCCTCCAGTCGGTCGCGAACTTCCCCGAGGAGTACGAAGTTTCGCCGCTTCACGACGATATTCGCGAGGGTGGGACCGTCGACCCGACGGAGCTCATCGACTCGCTGGCGGTTCTCGAAACCGACGAGTAG
- a CDS encoding ABC transporter permease has protein sequence MHYILRRLVQAAITVLSTITLSFVLIRMMPGSPVDRLRAQLLERNSGLSSAQIQYRIEQQTNIVPDEPLYVQYFDYMTSILTGDFGRSIVKSNQPVADILANAIPWTIFLMSSALFLGFVVGISLGAFMAYREGSLFDISSTSVSLTLNSTPDYIVGLLLLTFVAYQLGLFPTGGRYASGVDPGLSLEFFASVLYHGALPILSMAIVAFGGWALDMRGNSIRILGEDYLHVARLRGLPERRIALRYVARNAILPMYTGLMIAMGAMLNGSVILESIYAYPGLGFRIIEAVNNRDYPVLMGCFIVITCAIVIGILIADLTYSRIDPRAKGGDSREAY, from the coding sequence ATGCACTACATACTCAGACGACTCGTCCAGGCAGCGATTACGGTGCTGTCGACGATCACGCTGTCGTTCGTCCTGATCAGGATGATGCCCGGCAGTCCCGTCGACCGGCTTCGGGCGCAACTGCTCGAACGGAACTCGGGACTCTCCTCGGCCCAGATCCAGTACCGTATCGAACAGCAAACGAACATCGTACCGGACGAACCGCTGTACGTCCAGTACTTCGATTACATGACGAGCATCCTCACCGGCGACTTCGGCCGGTCGATCGTCAAATCGAATCAACCGGTCGCCGACATCCTCGCCAACGCCATCCCGTGGACGATATTCCTCATGTCGTCGGCGCTGTTTCTGGGGTTCGTCGTCGGCATCAGCCTCGGAGCGTTCATGGCGTATCGCGAGGGGAGTCTGTTCGACATCTCCTCGACGAGCGTATCGCTCACGCTCAACTCGACGCCGGACTACATCGTCGGCTTGCTGCTGTTGACGTTCGTCGCCTACCAGCTCGGACTCTTTCCGACCGGCGGACGATACGCCTCCGGAGTCGATCCGGGGCTGTCGTTGGAGTTCTTCGCGAGCGTCCTCTACCACGGGGCGCTCCCAATTCTCTCGATGGCGATCGTCGCGTTCGGCGGGTGGGCGCTCGACATGCGCGGAAACAGCATCCGCATTCTCGGCGAGGACTACTTACACGTCGCTCGTCTCCGCGGACTCCCGGAGCGACGCATCGCGCTGCGCTACGTCGCGAGAAACGCCATTCTTCCGATGTACACTGGTCTGATGATCGCGATGGGTGCGATGCTCAACGGGTCGGTCATCCTCGAGAGCATCTACGCGTATCCCGGTCTCGGCTTCCGTATCATCGAGGCGGTGAACAACCGCGACTACCCCGTTCTGATGGGCTGTTTCATCGTCATCACGTGTGCTATCGTGATCGGCATTCTGATCGCCGATCTCACCTACAGCAGAATCGACCCGCGGGCGAAGGGAGGTGACTCTCGTGAAGCGTACTGA
- a CDS encoding ABC transporter permease — protein sequence MKRTDEPRTTADERQTDGGSDFETVADVRLSSSERYRQTADELLMTPARIVWSDWRARIAVCVLGFYLFLGVFGPLIVSEPSLGEGPVLLGAFYSLEFPLGTTSRGEDILAQVIYATRPMLQMVAAGAVFTVIVATIVGTTAGYKGGVVDSVLMTLTDVMLTIPGLPLVIVLVTVLEIGANPYLIGVLLSVNAWAGLARALRSQVLTLRDAEYVEASRIMGVPTREILSVDIIPNLMPYITMNFVKQGRAVIFGSVGLYFLGILPQNSDTQNWGLMIDTAVSDAGAVNSAAAVHWLLAPIFAVITFAMGLTLFAQSADRLFNPRVRARHAKTTSDDDEPPERNEGDGTAPAGVMQG from the coding sequence GTGAAGCGTACTGACGAGCCACGGACGACCGCTGACGAGCGCCAGACAGACGGCGGGTCCGACTTCGAGACGGTTGCCGACGTGCGACTATCGTCCTCCGAGCGATACAGACAGACGGCCGACGAACTTCTCATGACGCCAGCGCGGATCGTCTGGAGCGACTGGCGAGCACGGATCGCCGTCTGTGTTCTCGGCTTCTATCTGTTTCTCGGTGTGTTCGGGCCGCTGATCGTGTCGGAACCCAGCCTGGGGGAGGGGCCGGTGTTGCTCGGCGCGTTCTACTCGCTCGAATTCCCGCTAGGGACGACCTCCCGCGGCGAGGACATCCTCGCGCAGGTCATCTACGCGACAAGACCCATGCTGCAGATGGTCGCCGCGGGCGCCGTGTTCACGGTCATCGTCGCGACGATCGTCGGAACGACCGCGGGCTACAAAGGCGGCGTCGTCGACAGCGTGTTGATGACGCTGACCGACGTCATGCTGACGATTCCGGGCCTCCCGCTCGTCATCGTCCTCGTCACCGTCCTCGAGATCGGGGCGAACCCGTACCTCATCGGGGTGTTGTTGTCGGTCAACGCGTGGGCAGGACTCGCCAGAGCGCTCCGGTCGCAGGTGCTGACGCTGAGAGACGCCGAGTACGTCGAAGCGTCGAGAATCATGGGCGTACCGACGCGCGAGATTCTCTCCGTCGACATCATTCCGAACCTCATGCCATACATCACGATGAACTTCGTCAAGCAGGGTCGTGCAGTAATCTTCGGGTCGGTCGGACTGTACTTCCTCGGTATCTTACCGCAGAACTCCGACACACAGAACTGGGGACTCATGATAGACACCGCCGTGTCGGACGCGGGAGCTGTGAACTCTGCGGCGGCGGTTCACTGGCTGCTCGCCCCCATCTTCGCAGTTATCACGTTCGCGATGGGGCTGACGCTGTTCGCGCAGTCCGCCGACCGCCTCTTCAACCCGCGGGTTCGCGCTCGCCACGCGAAGACGACGAGCGACGACGACGAACCGCCGGAGCGAAACGAGGGAGACGGAACCGCTCCCGCAGGGGTGATGCAGGGATGA
- a CDS encoding ABC transporter ATP-binding protein, with product MTASNGGDPILEVRDASVQFEMDRGTSTVLNAVDIDVGRREILGVVGESGSGKSMLANVMLDAVEDSGRTTGQVWYHPKDGESVDVLDLSSSELQRLRWEEISMVFQGALSSFNPTMAIRGHFEETLEAHGYDMTAGMRRARELLSDLYLDPDRVLDSYPHELSGGMSQRALIALSLVLEPNVLVMDEPTAALDLLMQRSILSLLSDLKEKYELTVVFITHDLPLVAGLADRLAVIYAFELLEVGPVEELVRTSAHPYTEALLQAVPNLNASLETMRPISGSAPDPVNIPSGCTYAPRCPLADEQCRAQEPPFHDVTENHESACFHWEAVVEGSDSDAVTSGGDR from the coding sequence ATGACGGCGTCGAACGGAGGCGACCCTATCCTCGAAGTTCGCGATGCGAGCGTCCAGTTCGAGATGGACCGCGGTACGTCGACGGTACTCAACGCCGTCGACATCGACGTTGGACGGCGAGAGATTCTCGGTGTCGTCGGCGAATCCGGGTCGGGCAAGTCGATGCTCGCGAACGTGATGCTGGACGCCGTCGAGGACTCGGGACGGACTACCGGCCAGGTGTGGTATCACCCGAAAGACGGCGAGTCGGTCGACGTGCTCGACCTCTCGTCGTCGGAACTTCAGCGACTCCGCTGGGAGGAAATCTCGATGGTGTTTCAGGGGGCGCTGAGCTCGTTCAATCCGACGATGGCGATCCGTGGGCATTTCGAGGAGACGCTCGAAGCCCACGGGTACGACATGACGGCGGGTATGCGGCGCGCCCGGGAACTGCTCTCGGATCTGTATCTCGACCCCGACCGCGTGCTCGACTCGTACCCCCACGAACTCTCCGGCGGGATGTCTCAGCGCGCGCTCATCGCGCTGAGTCTCGTCCTCGAACCGAACGTGTTGGTGATGGACGAACCGACCGCGGCGCTGGACCTCTTGATGCAGCGGTCGATACTGAGTCTGCTCTCCGATCTCAAGGAGAAGTACGAACTTACTGTCGTGTTCATCACGCACGACCTCCCGCTCGTCGCGGGCCTGGCCGACAGACTCGCGGTGATATACGCCTTCGAGCTACTCGAAGTCGGCCCCGTCGAGGAACTCGTCCGAACGTCGGCACATCCCTACACCGAGGCGTTGCTACAGGCGGTTCCGAACCTCAACGCGTCTCTGGAGACGATGCGGCCGATATCCGGCTCTGCACCGGACCCGGTGAACATCCCGAGTGGATGTACGTACGCGCCGCGCTGTCCGCTAGCAGACGAACAGTGTCGGGCCCAAGAACCGCCATTTCACGACGTGACCGAGAACCACGAGTCGGCCTGTTTCCACTGGGAGGCAGTCGTCGAGGGGAGCGACTCCGATGCCGTCACGTCGGGGGGTGACCGATGA